A single window of Lagopus muta isolate bLagMut1 chromosome 23, bLagMut1 primary, whole genome shotgun sequence DNA harbors:
- the RPL11 gene encoding 60S ribosomal protein L11 gives MAQDQGEKENPMRELRIRKLCLNICVGESGDRLTRAAKVLEQLTGQTPVFSKARYTVRSFGIRRNEKIAVHCTVRGAKAEEILEKGLKVREYELRKNNFSDTGNFGFGIQEHIDLGIKYDPSIGIYGLDFYVVLGRPGFSIADKKRRTGNIGAKHRIGKEEAMRWFQQKYDGIILPGK, from the exons ATGGCG CAAGACCAGGGTGAAAAAGAGAACCCCATGCGAGAGCTCCGCATCCGCAAGCTGTGCCTTAACATCTGCGTTGGGGAGAGCGGGGATAGGCTCACCCGAGCAGCCAAGGTCCTGGAGCAGCTCACGGGGCAGACTCCCGTCTTCTCCAAAG CTCGATACACTGTAAGGTCCTTTGGAATCAGGAGAAATGAGAAGATTGCTGTTCATTGCACAGTTCGTGGGGCCAAAGCAGAGGAGATTCTGGAGAAGGGGTTGAAG GTGCGAGAATATGAGCTGagaaaaaacaacttctcaGATACTGGGAACTTTGGCTTTGGAATCCAGGAGCACATTGATTTAGGGATCAAGTATGACCCCAGCATTGGCATCTATGGCTTGGACTTCTATGTG GTGCTGGGCAGACCTGGTTTCAGCATCGCTGATAAGAAGCGCAGGACTGGCAACATTGGAGCCAAGCACAGAATTGGAAAGGAAGAAGCCATGCGCTGGTTTCAGCAAAAG TATGATGGCATCATCCTTCCTGGCAAATAA
- the PPT1 gene encoding palmitoyl-protein thioesterase 1: MAALGAAVLALLCLGLGPGPGLGPGRAMAAVPLVIWHGMGDSCCNPLSMGYVRDMVRRRIPGIYVLSLRIGSSLVQDVENSFFMNVNDQVREVCSQLAKDPHLKGGYNAMGFSQGGQFLRAVAQRCPSPPMFTLISVGGQHQGVYGFPRCPGESSQICDWIRKMLDLGAYTQAVQEHLVQAQYWHDPLKEEDYRKKSIFLADINQERSINETYKKNLMALKKFVMVKFLNDTMVDPPISEWFGFYKSGQAKDTIPLKETLLYREDRLGLQQMDKAGKLVFLGVEGDHLHFTEEWFYTHILPFLQ, translated from the exons ATGGCGGCGCTCGGGGCGGCGGTGCTGGCGCTGCTGTGTCTGGGTCTCGGTCCCGGTCCGGGTCTGGGTCCGGGCCGCGCTATGGCCGCCGTCCCACTGGTCATCTGGCACGGCATGG GCGACAGCTGCTGCAATCCGCTGAGCATGGGCTACGTCCGGGACATGGTGCGGCGCAGGATCCCGGGCATCTACGTTCTGTCGCTGCGCATCGGCAGCTCCCTGGTGCAG GATGTGGAGAACAGCTTCTTCATGAATGTCAATGACCAAGTGAGAGAGGTGTGCAGCCAGCTCGCAAAGGACCCTCACCTGAAAGGAGGATACAATGCAATGGGCTTCTCCCAAGGAGGCCAGTTCCT GAGGGCGGTGGCCCAGAGGTGCCCTTCTCCTCCCATGTTCACTTTGATCTCCGTTGGGGGGCAGCACCAAG GAGTGTATGGCTTTCCACGCTGTCCTGGTGAGAGCTCCCAAATCTGTGACTGGATCCGAAAGATGCTGGATCTGGGTGCCTACACACAAGCTGTTCAAGAGCA CTTGGTACAAGCACAGTATTGGCATGATCCTTTGAAGGAGGAGGACTACAGGAAAAAGAGCATCTTTTTGGCTGACATAAATCAGGAGAGG AGCATCAATGAGACGTACAAGAAAAACCTGATGGCTTTGAAAAAGTTTGTGATGGTGAAATTTCTCAACGACACTATGGTTGATCCTCCGATCTCTGAG TGGTTTGGGTTTTACAAAAGCGGCCAAGCCAAGGACACCATTCCTTTGAAGGAGACCTTGCTGTACAGAGAG GATCGCCTGGGGCTACAGCAGATGGACAAAGCAGGAAAGCTGGTGTTCCTGGGGGTGGAAGGGGATCACCTGCACTTCACAGAAGAGTGGTTTTATACCCATatcctccccttcctccagTGA